Proteins encoded in a region of the Bacillus sp. T3 genome:
- a CDS encoding ferric reductase-like transmembrane domain-containing protein, with product MENELFSTWNLIRVSGLLSYFLLTMSLAFGFLQSFQSLKRKKPVFLLIHQNSGWIGLLVIVFHMMLLFWDQYVHYPVLSILVPFNSEHEPFYSGLGTISFYLFLMIIGSSDFFMKKLGRIVWKKIHLLAIPAWILMAIHGFMIGSDSSKGWAQLIYIVSVSIIMVLGVARGMESVALPQHKSPQKKTQI from the coding sequence ATGGAAAACGAATTATTTTCAACCTGGAATTTGATTAGGGTCTCTGGATTATTAAGTTACTTTTTATTAACAATGTCATTAGCATTTGGTTTTTTACAATCCTTCCAGAGTTTAAAAAGGAAAAAGCCGGTATTTCTATTGATTCATCAAAATAGCGGCTGGATTGGATTATTAGTCATTGTGTTTCATATGATGTTGTTATTTTGGGACCAATATGTGCATTACCCTGTTTTAAGTATTCTCGTGCCGTTTAATTCAGAACATGAACCCTTTTATTCTGGCTTAGGAACGATTTCATTTTATCTTTTTCTCATGATCATTGGATCTTCGGACTTTTTTATGAAAAAATTAGGTCGAATTGTCTGGAAAAAGATCCATCTGTTGGCTATTCCGGCATGGATCTTAATGGCTATACATGGCTTTATGATTGGGAGTGATTCATCTAAAGGCTGGGCGCAACTGATCTATATCGTTTCGGTTTCGATTATTATGGTTCTTGGTGTTGCAAGAGGAATGGAATCCGTTGCTTTACCACAACACAAAAGCCCACAGAAAAAAACACAAATATAA
- a CDS encoding FAD:protein FMN transferase encodes MIVIQEDPNSLNELAFKAMNTDFFVEISNSTISNWKEHILGWFEYVDREWSRFNHDNELAQLNGLKIGQQISLSPPLFDVLQKADHYRMTTEGLFSPYLMNCLNYHGYNQTFPFVKAEVESRQDHSMVKGCPFKFDSEQSTVTRIANGQVELGGIGKGYAVESAMVWLKKFANAESGIVDGGGDISVWSGGIKEWKIGISDPFNPNKELRQISLKNGSIATSNIIYRSWQQGEQRKHHILNGKTGQPVNTEIIQATVITTNCLDAEVGAKLCFMEKGPKLIKLLEEINPNYKFVLVDRDRTLIIS; translated from the coding sequence GTGATCGTAATACAAGAAGATCCTAATTCGCTAAATGAACTAGCATTTAAGGCGATGAATACAGATTTTTTCGTAGAAATTTCCAATAGTACGATTTCCAATTGGAAAGAGCACATTCTAGGTTGGTTTGAGTATGTCGACAGGGAATGGTCCAGATTTAATCATGATAATGAATTGGCCCAACTTAACGGACTAAAGATAGGTCAACAAATCTCACTGTCTCCCCCTTTATTTGATGTATTACAGAAGGCTGATCACTATCGTATGACAACCGAAGGTTTATTTTCACCCTATTTAATGAACTGTCTTAACTACCACGGATATAATCAAACATTTCCTTTTGTGAAGGCCGAAGTGGAATCTCGACAGGATCATAGCATGGTAAAGGGCTGCCCATTTAAATTCGATTCAGAGCAATCAACGGTTACGAGGATAGCAAATGGGCAAGTGGAACTTGGAGGAATAGGGAAAGGGTATGCTGTAGAGTCGGCGATGGTTTGGTTAAAGAAATTTGCGAATGCAGAGAGCGGCATCGTTGATGGTGGTGGAGACATTTCCGTTTGGTCGGGAGGTATTAAAGAGTGGAAAATTGGAATCTCTGATCCTTTTAATCCGAACAAGGAATTAAGACAAATCTCTTTAAAAAATGGAAGTATCGCTACTTCCAATATAATTTATCGAAGCTGGCAGCAAGGGGAACAGCGGAAGCATCATATCCTAAATGGAAAAACAGGCCAGCCGGTTAATACAGAAATTATTCAAGCGACCGTTATCACGACTAACTGCTTAGATGCAGAAGTAGGTGCTAAACTTTGCTTTATGGAAAAAGGACCAAAACTGATCAAACTATTAGAAGAAATTAACCCTAATTATAAATTTGTACTGGTTGATCGTGACAGGACTTTAATTATTAGTTAA
- a CDS encoding copper amine oxidase N-terminal domain-containing protein, translating to MNAKTNFYPKSRILSISKNKTELIVRAGSNAAYENKNKTPMPIQAQYIETALYIPVSVVANSLGYRVSWNETEQSLILENI from the coding sequence TTGAATGCCAAAACGAATTTCTATCCAAAAAGTCGTATTTTGTCTATTTCGAAAAATAAAACGGAATTAATCGTAAGAGCAGGATCAAACGCTGCTTATGAAAACAAAAATAAGACTCCCATGCCAATTCAGGCACAGTACATTGAAACAGCACTTTACATTCCGGTAAGTGTAGTAGCCAATTCTTTAGGATATAGAGTTTCATGGAATGAAACAGAACAGTCTCTGATTTTGGAGAATATATGA
- a CDS encoding lactate utilization protein C has protein sequence MQGTIHNRDAFLQTISKRLGREKINTVVERPTYKHNPQVNVFKGATQDQLVDILKEQCKNIHTTVVLASKNDLAEKLKEIVNNFGGGPISAWDDVRFSEYGLDSLLKQEWPEADVEVNLWNPSKGKENIEQAEKANIGITVSDITLAESGTVVLLSDKEKGRTVSFLPVNSIMIVPKSSIVPRMTQAAKILREKVKNGEQVPSCINFISGPSNSADIELNLVVGVHGPVRATYIIVEDI, from the coding sequence ATGCAGGGCACTATTCATAACCGTGATGCGTTCTTACAAACTATCTCAAAACGCCTTGGCCGTGAAAAAATCAATACAGTTGTTGAGCGTCCAACATATAAGCATAACCCACAAGTGAATGTGTTCAAAGGAGCAACACAGGATCAATTAGTAGATATATTAAAAGAACAATGTAAAAACATTCATACGACAGTTGTGTTAGCTTCGAAAAACGACCTTGCTGAAAAACTGAAAGAAATCGTGAATAATTTTGGTGGCGGGCCAATTTCTGCTTGGGACGATGTCCGCTTTTCTGAATACGGGCTCGACTCACTACTTAAGCAGGAGTGGCCAGAAGCTGATGTAGAGGTTAACTTATGGAATCCGTCAAAAGGAAAAGAGAATATTGAACAGGCAGAAAAAGCCAATATCGGTATTACTGTAAGTGATATTACTCTTGCAGAATCTGGAACGGTGGTATTGCTAAGTGATAAGGAAAAGGGTAGAACTGTTAGCTTCTTACCTGTCAATTCGATCATGATTGTTCCGAAAAGCAGTATTGTTCCAAGGATGACCCAGGCCGCAAAAATTCTGCGTGAAAAAGTTAAAAATGGTGAGCAGGTACCTTCTTGTATTAATTTCATTTCTGGACCAAGTAACTCAGCGGACATTGAGCTAAATCTTGTTGTAGGGGTTCATGGACCTGTTCGAGCAACCTATATCATCGTAGAAGATATTTAA
- a CDS encoding LutB/LldF family L-lactate oxidation iron-sulfur protein — protein MAMKIGEDKLKDRLDRGINDSFMRGAVSNAQDSMGVRRTNAAQTLGNWEQWRALGEEMRQHVLENLDYYLYQLSENVTKRGGHVFFAQTAKEANDYIRNVVVSKNAKKVVKAKSMVTEEIGLNKTLEDAGCSVVETDLGEYILQVDDHDPPSHIVVPALHKNKGQIRDVFTDKLGYTGTDKPEELALHARKMLREEYLTADIGITGCNFAVAETGSISLVTNEGNADLVTALPKTQITVMGMERLVPTFEELDVLVGLLTRSSVGQKLTSYITVQTGPRSEGEIDGPEEFHLVIVDNGRSDILGGEFQSVLQCIRCAACINVCPVYRQVGGHSYNSIYSGPIGAVLTPLIGGYDDFKELPYMTTLCGACTDVCPVKIPLHELLHKHRRVIVEQEGRAPFAEKVLMKAFGFGASSPALYRFGTKFAPAAMNPFTVGEKISSGPGPLKAWTEMRDFPAPNKERFRDWWKNREKGGNA, from the coding sequence ATGGCAATGAAAATTGGCGAGGACAAGCTAAAGGATCGGCTGGATAGAGGAATTAATGATTCCTTTATGCGTGGGGCTGTTTCAAACGCTCAGGATAGTATGGGAGTTCGCCGTACTAATGCTGCACAAACGCTCGGTAACTGGGAACAGTGGAGAGCGCTTGGCGAAGAAATGCGTCAGCACGTTCTCGAAAACCTTGACTACTATTTATATCAATTAAGCGAAAATGTAACAAAAAGAGGCGGACATGTCTTTTTTGCCCAAACAGCGAAAGAAGCGAATGACTATATTCGCAATGTAGTGGTAAGTAAAAATGCCAAGAAAGTCGTAAAAGCAAAGTCAATGGTAACCGAAGAAATCGGTTTGAATAAAACATTGGAGGACGCTGGTTGTTCAGTTGTTGAAACAGACTTAGGGGAATATATTCTCCAAGTGGATGACCATGATCCACCATCCCATATTGTTGTACCTGCATTGCATAAAAATAAAGGTCAAATCCGAGATGTATTTACAGATAAATTAGGTTATACGGGAACCGACAAGCCAGAAGAGCTTGCCTTACATGCCCGTAAAATGTTACGTGAAGAGTATTTAACAGCAGATATCGGTATTACGGGCTGTAACTTTGCAGTTGCAGAAACAGGTTCGATTAGTTTGGTTACAAACGAAGGGAATGCCGATTTAGTGACAGCTCTTCCAAAAACACAAATTACAGTAATGGGGATGGAACGTCTTGTTCCTACCTTTGAAGAATTAGATGTCCTTGTAGGATTACTAACCCGTAGTTCAGTTGGGCAAAAACTTACAAGTTACATTACTGTTCAAACTGGTCCTCGTAGTGAAGGGGAAATAGATGGACCAGAAGAATTCCACTTAGTCATTGTAGATAATGGTCGTTCCGACATTCTTGGCGGTGAATTTCAATCTGTTTTACAATGTATCCGTTGTGCAGCGTGTATCAATGTCTGCCCGGTATACCGACAAGTCGGAGGACATTCATATAACTCCATTTATTCTGGACCAATTGGTGCCGTTTTAACTCCACTTATTGGCGGGTATGATGATTTTAAAGAGCTTCCGTACATGACAACACTTTGTGGTGCATGTACCGATGTATGTCCGGTGAAAATTCCGCTTCATGAACTGCTTCATAAACATCGAAGAGTGATTGTTGAACAAGAAGGACGTGCACCGTTTGCTGAAAAAGTGTTAATGAAAGCATTTGGTTTTGGGGCATCGAGCCCGGCACTTTATCGATTTGGTACAAAATTTGCGCCAGCAGCAATGAATCCATTTACGGTTGGCGAGAAAATATCAAGCGGTCCTGGACCATTAAAGGCCTGGACAGAAATGCGTGATTTTCCTGCACCAAATAAAGAGCGCTTCCGTGATTGGTGGAAAAATAGGGAAAAGGGAGGAAACGCATAA
- a CDS encoding (Fe-S)-binding protein has product MKVTLFATCLVDLFRSNVGKATVELLEHLGCEIDFPESQVCCGQPAYNSGYVEETKEAMKKMIETFEHAEVVVSPSGSCAYMFSEYPHIFKGDPVWEPRARKLANKTYELTQFIVEVLGIEDVGARFDATATYHTSCHMTRLLGVKEPPMILLKNVKGLKFTELPGKEYCCGFGGTFAVKMQHISEQIVDEKVRHVEETGAEYLIGADEGCLLNIRGRIDRVGKPIKVLHIAEVLNMR; this is encoded by the coding sequence ATGAAAGTAACCCTGTTTGCAACATGCTTAGTGGATTTGTTCCGAAGCAATGTTGGGAAAGCCACTGTTGAACTACTTGAACACTTAGGGTGTGAAATTGATTTTCCAGAATCACAAGTCTGCTGTGGCCAGCCAGCTTATAACAGTGGATATGTAGAAGAGACAAAAGAAGCAATGAAAAAGATGATTGAAACCTTTGAACATGCAGAGGTAGTTGTATCTCCATCTGGATCATGTGCCTACATGTTTTCTGAGTATCCACATATTTTTAAGGGAGATCCTGTTTGGGAGCCAAGAGCTAGGAAGCTTGCCAACAAAACCTATGAACTCACACAATTTATCGTTGAGGTGTTAGGCATTGAGGATGTGGGGGCGCGCTTTGATGCTACTGCTACATATCATACTTCATGTCATATGACGAGATTACTAGGGGTTAAAGAGCCTCCTATGATCCTTCTTAAAAATGTTAAAGGATTAAAGTTCACGGAGCTTCCTGGTAAAGAATATTGCTGTGGCTTTGGGGGTACTTTTGCAGTGAAAATGCAGCATATTTCAGAGCAAATTGTGGATGAAAAGGTTCGCCACGTTGAAGAAACAGGGGCAGAATATTTAATTGGTGCCGACGAAGGGTGCTTACTGAATATCAGGGGTAGAATTGATCGTGTAGGGAAGCCCATAAAAGTATTGCATATTGCCGAAGTATTAAACATGCGATAA
- a CDS encoding FadR/GntR family transcriptional regulator → MQYKPIKSLKIYEEVTEALLDMIRKGKLKPGDKLDSVHQLAEKFQVGRSAVREALTALKAMGLIVMKQGEGTYVCEFEPGQVTSTLSTAILMNKEDVRNLLEIRKIIEAGTVAAAANKATDEDLGLIAHALLEMRNNLGDEELGEKADFKFHMAIAQASRNPLLARLMEHVSVMIVDAMRETRRLMLYSDQKTMEQLYEEHQLIFHAIQAKDEDRARLAMLTHLDNLLPVIENSTDQFQLIEK, encoded by the coding sequence TTGCAATACAAGCCGATTAAGTCATTGAAAATATATGAAGAGGTCACAGAAGCATTATTAGACATGATCCGAAAAGGGAAGTTGAAACCAGGTGATAAATTAGACTCGGTACACCAATTGGCAGAAAAATTTCAGGTTGGCCGCTCGGCAGTTAGAGAAGCCCTGACCGCTTTAAAAGCGATGGGCCTTATCGTAATGAAACAAGGGGAAGGAACGTATGTCTGCGAATTTGAACCGGGTCAAGTGACGTCCACATTATCGACTGCTATCCTCATGAACAAAGAGGATGTAAGAAATCTCCTTGAAATAAGAAAAATTATCGAAGCAGGTACTGTAGCCGCAGCGGCTAATAAAGCAACGGATGAAGATTTGGGACTTATTGCTCATGCGTTACTAGAAATGAGGAATAATCTTGGAGATGAGGAGCTTGGTGAAAAGGCTGATTTTAAATTTCATATGGCAATTGCCCAAGCATCAAGAAATCCTTTACTTGCACGGTTAATGGAGCATGTTTCTGTGATGATTGTGGATGCCATGAGAGAAACACGCCGATTGATGTTGTACTCTGATCAGAAGACAATGGAACAACTATACGAAGAGCATCAACTGATTTTCCATGCCATTCAAGCAAAAGACGAAGATAGAGCAAGGCTTGCCATGTTAACGCATTTAGATAATTTACTACCAGTCATTGAAAATAGCACGGATCAATTTCAACTAATTGAAAAATAA
- a CDS encoding DUF3905 domain-containing protein, whose amino-acid sequence MTDKSKPEDISIEETLPHQVNAPSFKGTGIKMQPPFVNSHGVVIGDSLYNSANSPLENWTKDTDPAIMAGEEWVHPTNDIGWNTSENRDLLEQKRTPQVPFMHPTKDVSHGKD is encoded by the coding sequence TTGACTGATAAATCAAAACCTGAGGACATTAGTATAGAAGAAACGCTACCACACCAAGTCAATGCACCAAGCTTTAAGGGAACAGGGATAAAAATGCAACCACCATTTGTTAATTCACATGGCGTAGTCATTGGAGACAGCCTTTACAATTCGGCCAATTCACCGCTTGAAAATTGGACAAAGGATACAGATCCAGCGATTATGGCTGGTGAAGAATGGGTTCATCCCACTAATGATATTGGTTGGAATACTTCAGAAAATCGTGATTTACTCGAACAAAAGCGAACCCCACAAGTGCCTTTTATGCACCCAACCAAGGATGTAAGCCATGGTAAGGATTAA
- a CDS encoding CdaR family transcriptional regulator — MLSPGIAEKIVKDVKKLIGEDIIIVNTEGIIIASTDQDRIGNFHQGALLAVEKKDRIIILEKDERKLIGVRAGINLPVFFRRDVIGVIGITGDPAKVSPFGEIIRKMTEMLVSENYYSQQLELQSRTLEAFVFDWLQNRDWDFVFLNQAKLLNVDLTTNRQAIMIDIHQFEHLLPRDIYSSFSKWNNAKNGDILIRWGNNRVLVLRETSQQENRDQILNYVTSFQNFLEENLNSQLSIGIGQIVSSKEMILSYNQAERALRSIDQHSNIIFDEDLTIEMIFDEVKHETKQVFLERTIGQITNEEELIHTLKKLFENNHSLKKTAASLHVHINTLHYRLKKVYELTRLDPSNINDLLILFLSLQLLDETTKRRPK; from the coding sequence ATGCTCTCTCCAGGAATTGCTGAAAAGATTGTTAAAGATGTTAAAAAGCTAATTGGGGAAGACATTATTATTGTCAATACAGAAGGGATTATTATTGCTAGTACTGATCAAGACCGGATTGGAAATTTCCATCAAGGTGCTCTTTTAGCTGTTGAAAAAAAAGATCGGATTATTATTTTAGAGAAGGATGAAAGAAAATTGATTGGGGTCCGGGCTGGGATCAATCTTCCTGTTTTTTTTCGTCGAGATGTAATCGGTGTCATTGGTATAACAGGTGATCCGGCTAAGGTATCCCCCTTTGGGGAAATTATTCGAAAAATGACAGAAATGCTTGTCAGCGAAAATTATTATTCACAACAGCTTGAGTTGCAATCTAGAACGCTAGAGGCTTTTGTTTTTGACTGGCTACAAAACCGTGACTGGGATTTTGTCTTTTTGAATCAGGCGAAGCTACTAAATGTTGATTTAACGACGAATAGACAAGCGATTATGATTGATATCCATCAGTTTGAGCATCTTCTCCCACGCGATATATACAGTTCCTTTTCTAAATGGAATAATGCAAAAAACGGTGATATATTAATCCGTTGGGGAAATAATCGGGTTCTCGTGCTTAGAGAAACCTCCCAACAAGAAAACCGCGACCAAATTTTAAATTATGTCACCTCCTTTCAAAACTTTCTAGAAGAAAATTTGAATTCGCAACTATCGATTGGGATTGGTCAAATTGTTTCCTCCAAAGAAATGATTCTTTCATACAACCAGGCAGAACGTGCGTTAAGATCCATTGACCAACATTCAAATATTATTTTTGATGAGGATTTAACAATTGAAATGATTTTTGATGAAGTGAAACATGAAACGAAGCAAGTCTTTCTCGAACGAACAATTGGTCAGATCACAAATGAAGAAGAATTGATACATACTTTAAAAAAGTTATTCGAAAATAATCATTCACTAAAAAAAACTGCAGCCTCACTCCATGTTCACATCAATACACTCCATTATCGGCTAAAAAAGGTTTACGAACTGACACGCCTTGACCCGTCAAATATTAATGATTTACTCATCTTATTCCTAAGTTTACAACTTTTAGACGAAACAACAAAAAGGAGACCTAAATAA
- the glcD gene encoding glycolate oxidase subunit GlcD — protein MISNDVAKKFISIVGQENYDDSKVGRLSYSYDSTPNKQAMPDAVICPRNTKEVSEIVKICNEHSIPIYARGTGTNLCGGCTPTQAGVVMLFKHMNKIIDFDLENLTITVEPGVITMDIIKTVEAKGLFYPPDPGTVKVSTIVGNIAENAGGLRGLKYGVTRDYVIGLEVVLANGDIIRTGGKLAKDVAGYDFTRLMVGSEGTLGIITEAILKLVPKPETKKTALALYQDVESAAKTVSKIIAAKIIPTTLEFLDKATLEVVEDYVKIGLPTDVEAVLLIEQDGPAEVVDRDMEKIAEICKSENATSVQVAKDNDEADKLATARRTALSALARLAPTTILEDATVPRSQVANLVKAINDIAKKYNVKICTFGHAGDGNLHPTCPTDARNKEEMHRVEKAFAEIFEAAVSLGGTISGEHGIGTEKAPYLELKVGKEGLVAMKAVKDALDPNNILNPGKIFLENSRKRVVISK, from the coding sequence ATGATATCTAATGATGTAGCAAAAAAGTTTATTTCTATTGTCGGACAAGAAAACTATGATGATTCAAAGGTAGGCAGGCTCTCATATTCTTACGATTCAACACCAAATAAACAGGCCATGCCTGATGCAGTCATTTGTCCACGTAATACAAAAGAAGTTTCTGAAATTGTGAAAATTTGTAATGAACATTCAATTCCGATCTATGCACGTGGCACAGGAACTAATCTTTGTGGTGGGTGCACACCAACTCAGGCAGGAGTTGTAATGTTATTTAAACATATGAATAAAATTATCGATTTTGATTTAGAAAATCTAACCATTACGGTTGAGCCTGGTGTAATCACGATGGATATAATTAAAACAGTCGAAGCGAAAGGATTGTTCTATCCACCAGATCCAGGTACAGTAAAGGTTTCGACTATCGTTGGAAACATTGCTGAAAATGCAGGTGGACTTCGCGGATTAAAGTACGGTGTTACTCGTGATTATGTAATTGGTCTAGAAGTAGTATTAGCAAATGGCGACATTATCCGTACTGGTGGGAAATTAGCTAAAGACGTTGCGGGTTACGATTTTACACGTCTAATGGTTGGTTCTGAAGGAACACTCGGTATTATTACAGAAGCAATTCTGAAGCTTGTTCCAAAACCAGAAACGAAGAAGACTGCATTAGCGTTATACCAAGATGTTGAATCAGCAGCAAAAACCGTTTCAAAAATTATTGCAGCAAAAATTATCCCAACAACTTTGGAATTCCTTGACAAGGCCACCCTGGAAGTAGTTGAAGATTATGTGAAAATCGGACTTCCAACCGATGTTGAAGCCGTACTCCTTATCGAACAGGATGGACCGGCTGAAGTAGTTGATAGAGATATGGAGAAAATCGCAGAGATTTGCAAAAGTGAAAATGCAACATCAGTACAAGTTGCCAAAGATAACGATGAAGCAGATAAACTTGCTACTGCTCGCCGTACGGCATTATCTGCGTTAGCACGTTTAGCGCCAACAACTATTCTTGAAGATGCAACTGTACCAAGATCTCAAGTAGCCAATTTAGTTAAAGCAATCAATGACATTGCCAAAAAATATAATGTTAAAATTTGTACGTTCGGTCATGCTGGAGATGGCAACCTTCATCCAACCTGTCCAACTGATGCTCGTAATAAAGAAGAAATGCATCGCGTTGAAAAAGCATTCGCAGAAATCTTTGAAGCTGCAGTTAGCCTTGGTGGTACTATTTCTGGTGAGCATGGAATCGGTACTGAAAAAGCTCCTTACCTCGAGTTAAAGGTTGGTAAAGAAGGACTTGTAGCCATGAAGGCTGTGAAGGATGCATTAGATCCCAACAACATCTTAAATCCAGGTAAAATCTTCTTGGAAAATAGCAGAAAACGTGTGGTGATCTCAAAATGA
- a CDS encoding (Fe-S)-binding protein yields MTTVKEQEIIQQKFKEQMNEDDLLNCMRCGFCLPACPTYIESGYQESHSPRGRIALMKAVVDGLIEPDEDFEKSMNLCLGCRACEVVCPSGVNYSHLLEQARDCIAQNKSYSAPVKVVRKVVFGHLFPKQNNMRTLVNLIGFYQRSGLQTVARSVGVMKLFPDTIATMERVLPKIATRKEMLSRPNLHAPIGTQKKRVAFFTGCLMDTMFYETNKSTITLLQHAGCEIVIPEDQACCGALHGHYGEKDNSKEMARKNIKAFEDLNVDYIITNAGGCGAFLIEYDHVLHDDPEFAERAVDFVNKLKDVGEILVALDFHKRELRLPYQVITYQDSCHLKNVMKASQYPRILLKAIKGVDYHEMVEADRCCGSAGIYNIIQSEMSMKFLDYKMDRVRDTQATTIATSNPGCLLQMKLGIEREGLSKTSRGVHIVDLLLEAFEYAQANKQ; encoded by the coding sequence ATGACAACTGTAAAAGAACAAGAAATCATCCAACAAAAATTTAAAGAGCAAATGAATGAAGATGATCTCTTAAACTGTATGAGATGCGGTTTTTGTTTACCAGCTTGTCCAACCTATATCGAATCCGGATACCAAGAGTCTCACTCTCCAAGGGGTCGAATTGCTCTAATGAAAGCCGTTGTTGACGGATTAATTGAGCCAGATGAGGACTTTGAAAAATCAATGAACCTATGTTTAGGATGCCGCGCTTGTGAAGTCGTATGTCCTTCAGGCGTTAACTACAGCCACTTACTAGAACAAGCTCGTGATTGTATTGCACAAAACAAGAGTTACTCAGCACCAGTGAAAGTAGTTCGAAAAGTTGTGTTTGGCCATCTTTTCCCTAAGCAAAATAACATGAGAACTCTTGTTAATTTAATTGGCTTCTACCAACGTTCTGGCTTGCAAACTGTAGCTCGTTCAGTTGGAGTGATGAAGTTATTCCCTGATACGATTGCAACAATGGAACGGGTTCTTCCAAAAATTGCAACTCGTAAAGAGATGCTCAGTCGCCCAAATCTTCATGCGCCAATTGGCACACAAAAAAAACGTGTCGCCTTCTTTACTGGCTGCTTAATGGATACGATGTTCTATGAAACAAATAAATCAACCATCACTCTGTTACAGCATGCTGGCTGTGAAATCGTCATTCCTGAAGATCAAGCATGCTGTGGGGCTCTCCATGGTCACTATGGGGAAAAAGATAATTCAAAAGAAATGGCGCGAAAAAATATTAAAGCTTTTGAAGACTTAAATGTCGACTATATCATCACCAATGCCGGTGGTTGTGGTGCATTCCTAATCGAGTATGATCATGTGTTGCATGATGACCCAGAATTTGCGGAACGCGCTGTTGATTTTGTTAATAAATTAAAGGATGTCGGAGAAATTCTTGTGGCACTTGATTTTCATAAACGTGAGCTTCGTTTGCCATATCAGGTGATTACGTATCAAGATTCCTGTCACTTAAAAAATGTTATGAAAGCATCTCAATATCCACGCATATTGCTGAAAGCTATTAAAGGCGTTGACTACCATGAAATGGTGGAAGCTGATCGATGCTGTGGTTCTGCAGGTATTTATAACATCATTCAATCGGAAATGTCGATGAAGTTCCTTGATTACAAGATGGATCGTGTTCGCGATACTCAGGCAACGACGATTGCAACCTCCAATCCTGGCTGTTTATTGCAAATGAAGCTAGGTATAGAGCGCGAAGGGTTAAGCAAAACTTCTCGTGGCGTTCACATCGTCGATCTATTGTTAGAAGCATTCGAGTACGCTCAAGCAAATAAACAATAA
- a CDS encoding alpha/beta-type small acid-soluble spore protein: protein MSRNNSNKLLVPGVEQFLDQVKYEIAQEFGVTLGSDTVSRANGSVGGEITKRLVKQAQAQLSGGK, encoded by the coding sequence ATGTCTCGAAATAACAGTAATAAACTACTAGTACCTGGTGTAGAGCAATTTTTAGACCAGGTAAAATATGAGATTGCCCAGGAATTTGGAGTGACATTAGGATCAGATACCGTTTCTAGAGCAAACGGTTCGGTTGGTGGAGAAATCACAAAACGTCTTGTCAAACAAGCACAAGCTCAATTATCTGGCGGGAAATAA